In a single window of the Verrucomicrobiota bacterium genome:
- a CDS encoding type II secretion system protein GspD, with product MNAPAQQRPGGGGFGGFGGFGGFGGGGLGGGGFGGGGGRANTGTYPSNTRVGEALITIDPETRQIIVITDDETNEHLKTVIQNLDRPKPQVLIRVVFVEVTYTDDFNLGVQGKLKHDVNNKQGGEIFSLLGVPGGTGTDRGLFYKILPVGANVELTINALSQLAKTEVLSRPTILARNNQQANIVVGQSYPFITNTRFDQNGGQINTVQYQDIGIILRVTPFISSEGLVEMIVAPEISKVGAQTVAISTNLTVNAIDKISADTVVVTESGKTVVIGGLIKTDKRETKTKVPLLGDIPLLGAAFKRTEKKDVKTELIIFLTPEVIHKPGDLIEASAREANKLEMPRKAFSEQELNRAFDVDTTAPPNSAKPPANGAKPPANGAKPPANGAKPQSATQPGAAAAPVAGAPEPPARKPATVSPSLPPRK from the coding sequence ATGAACGCACCGGCACAGCAGCGCCCGGGCGGCGGCGGCTTTGGCGGCTTTGGCGGCTTTGGCGGCTTTGGCGGCGGCGGCCTTGGGGGCGGCGGCTTTGGGGGCGGCGGCGGGCGCGCGAACACCGGCACCTACCCGAGCAACACCCGCGTCGGCGAGGCGCTCATCACGATCGATCCCGAGACGCGCCAGATCATTGTCATCACCGACGACGAAACCAACGAGCACCTCAAGACCGTGATCCAAAACCTCGACCGGCCCAAGCCGCAGGTGCTCATCCGCGTCGTGTTCGTCGAGGTGACCTACACCGACGACTTCAACCTCGGCGTGCAGGGCAAGCTCAAGCACGACGTGAACAACAAACAGGGCGGGGAAATCTTCAGCCTGCTCGGCGTGCCCGGCGGCACGGGGACCGACCGCGGCCTCTTCTACAAGATCCTGCCCGTCGGCGCAAACGTGGAACTGACCATCAACGCGCTGAGCCAGCTTGCAAAGACCGAGGTGCTCTCGCGCCCGACCATCCTCGCCCGCAACAACCAGCAGGCCAACATCGTCGTGGGCCAGTCCTATCCGTTCATCACCAACACGCGCTTCGACCAGAACGGCGGCCAGATCAACACCGTGCAATATCAGGACATCGGCATCATCCTGCGCGTCACCCCGTTCATCAGCTCCGAGGGACTCGTCGAGATGATCGTCGCGCCGGAAATCTCCAAGGTCGGCGCGCAGACCGTCGCCATCTCCACCAACCTCACCGTCAACGCCATCGACAAGATTTCCGCGGACACCGTCGTCGTGACCGAGAGCGGCAAGACCGTCGTCATTGGCGGGCTCATCAAGACCGACAAGCGCGAAACCAAGACGAAAGTGCCGCTCCTCGGCGACATCCCGCTCCTCGGCGCGGCTTTCAAGCGCACCGAGAAAAAGGACGTGAAGACCGAGCTCATCATTTTCCTCACGCCCGAGGTCATCCACAAGCCGGGCGACCTCATCGAGGCCAGTGCGCGCGAGGCCAACAAACTTGAGATGCCGCGCAAGGCTTTCAGCGAACAGGAACTCAACCGCGCGTTCGACGTGGACACGACCGCGCCCCCGAATAGCGCCAAGCCGCCGGCCAACGGCGCGAAGCCACCCGCGAACGGCGCCAAGCCACCCGCGAACGGCGCGAAGCCCCAGTCCGCCACGCAACCCGGTGCCGCCGCCGCGCCCGTTGCCGGCGCGCCCGAACCACCCGCGCGCAAACCCGCGACGGTCT